Proteins from a single region of Segatella copri:
- the traJ gene encoding conjugative transposon protein TraJ, protein MDFENLHQILRSLYDEMMPLCSDMTDIAKGLAGLGALFYVALRVWQSLSRAEPIDVFPLLRPFAIGLAIMFFPTIVLGTLNSVMSPIVQGTHSMLETQTFDMNEYRAQKDKLEYEAMKRNPETAYLVSNEEFDKQLDELGWSPGDVVTMAGMYVERGMYSMKKSIRDFFRELLELLFQAAALVIDVLRTFFLIVLSILGPLCFAISVWDGFQSTLTQWFCRYIQIYLWLPVSDLFSTILAKIQVLMLQNDIEALQNDPNFSIEASNGVYIVFLIIGIIGYFTIPTVAGWIIQAGGGIGNYNRNVNTAGSLGGSIAGATAGNVAGRAGRLIKSGFKKI, encoded by the coding sequence ATGGATTTCGAGAATCTTCACCAGATACTGCGCTCCCTGTATGACGAGATGATGCCGCTGTGTTCCGACATGACGGACATCGCCAAGGGACTTGCAGGACTTGGGGCGCTGTTCTATGTCGCCCTGAGGGTTTGGCAGTCACTGTCAAGGGCAGAGCCGATAGATGTATTTCCGCTGCTCCGTCCGTTTGCCATCGGACTTGCCATCATGTTCTTCCCGACCATCGTGCTCGGTACGCTCAACAGCGTGATGAGTCCCATCGTGCAAGGTACACATTCCATGTTGGAGACACAGACCTTCGACATGAATGAATACCGGGCGCAGAAAGACAAACTGGAGTATGAGGCGATGAAACGCAATCCGGAAACTGCATACCTTGTAAGCAACGAGGAGTTTGACAAGCAGCTTGACGAACTCGGCTGGTCACCAGGCGACGTGGTGACAATGGCAGGAATGTATGTGGAGCGTGGCATGTACAGCATGAAAAAGAGCATCCGTGATTTCTTCCGTGAACTGCTGGAGCTGCTGTTCCAAGCCGCTGCACTGGTCATAGACGTGCTGAGGACATTCTTCCTCATTGTCCTGTCCATCCTCGGACCGCTTTGTTTCGCCATATCGGTATGGGACGGATTCCAGTCCACGCTGACGCAATGGTTCTGCAGGTACATACAGATTTATCTCTGGCTACCCGTTTCGGACTTGTTCAGTACCATCCTTGCCAAGATACAGGTGCTGATGCTGCAAAACGACATCGAGGCATTGCAGAACGATCCGAACTTTTCCATTGAGGCAAGCAACGGTGTTTACATCGTTTTCCTCATCATCGGAATCATCGGTTACTTCACCATACCGACCGTGGCGGGATGGATCATACAGGCAGGTGGCGGCATCGGCAACTACAACCGGAACGTGAACACGGCAGGCTCACT